The following coding sequences lie in one Scatophagus argus isolate fScaArg1 chromosome 9, fScaArg1.pri, whole genome shotgun sequence genomic window:
- the tstd3 gene encoding thiosulfate sulfurtransferase/rhodanese-like domain-containing protein 3, whose translation MTLTRCWRFAGAVPRLLWNSTAMPGVSVPMGRISVSNLENTHPSCKKLLFFRFSSGPPSTDVTYDQLKQLLAVRKSVVIDVREPWELREYGAIPGSINVPLGQVGTALQLDPEEFKEKYDGEMPQQTDNVVFSCLTGVRSKNALDTAISLGYKDVQHYPGGWQDWVKNERHH comes from the exons ATGACTCTCACAAGGTGCTGGAGATTTGCAGGGGCTGTCCCGCGGCTGTTATGGAACAGTACCGCCATGCCTGGGGTTTCCGTTCCGATGGGACGAATCTCTGTGTCCAACCTTGAGAACACCCATCCCAGTTGCAAAA AGCTGCTGTTCTTCAGGTTCAGCTCAGGACCACCTAGCACAGATGTGACTTATGACCAGCTGAAACAGCTCCTGGCTGTTCGGAAGTCTGTAGTTATAGATGTCAGAGAGCCGTGGGAGCTCCGAGAGTACGGCGCCATCCCCGGGTCAATTAATGTTCCTT TGGGACAAGTTGGCACTGCCCTCCAGTTGGATCCGGAAGAgttcaaagaaaaatatgatgGTGAAATGCCTCAGCAGACAGATAACGTTGTATTCAGCTGTCTGACAGGGGTCAGAAGCAAGAATGCACTCGACACAGCCATCTCGCTGGGATACAAAGA tgttCAGCATTACCCAGGTGGATGGCAAGACTGGGTGAAAAATGAACGACATCATTGA
- the zgc:172323 gene encoding glial fibrillary acidic protein: MSRSPERISSYRRHFEDSSSSSYQVRVSSPSPIRRDTRHASAGYPCRAVASIKRVDSVGRRTVSAARRTRVIGAGVSAGAMVCVGLSGEPAMDLNVAAAENREFLNTRTSERQEMIVLNDRLAVYIDKVRSLEQQNKLLEAEIMAYQNRFEKPTGLRLLYEEQLKELKKIADQMRVQRDISLAAKESTTAQLEAIKIKYEEAVELRRKAELDIEALRPDVDKATSSRIALEKKLEQMEVEIEFLKRVHQQEIDELMKQIYTARVSAQSAFTVPDLAATLKQIQTQYDDIAAKNLQDMDSWYKDKFEDLTDKTTRHLDKVRSFREQIAGAKKDIQSKERDLDVLRTRNEALEAQIRETQEKYRKELEDLQARIEALQLELKSTKEKIALHLREYQDLLNVKMSLEIEITTYRKLIEGEDLRLSGMVQTLSLANCSTSAIGAGMSFSGGGMGGVGEMGGGMGSGSMGTGSGSAAGEMGGRGPSDKKGPVGRAGGEDVGVARGLQARDINGGVRASTDGAGVGGRISGIGSGAESFGAGVGAAGLDTGTGVASTGGGGKGDSRVGGVGMSADGGTAGTGNMGTTSTGVTGGNGGVGRGMGNGIGGSIDRDGDKDSGIGPTGMSGGIRGSGRTESVGGGDVGGLSGTSGMVTVGGGVGGVDMGHGSGGYNTNSDAYPEQAVELTERRTVLIRTVKNEDDVLETDHQEQTFTITGAANDDD, from the exons ATGAGCCGTAGCCCAGAGAGGATCTCGTCCTACCGCCGTCACTTTGAGGACAGCAGCAGTTCATCCTACCAGGTCAGGGTGTCCAGCCCGTCACCCATTAGGAGAGACACCCGCCATGCCTCCGCCGGTTACCCCTGCAGAGCCGTGGCCAGCATCAAGCGTGTGGACTCAGTGGGTCGGAGGACAGTCTCAGCTGCACGCAGGACTCGTGTGATTGGAGCAGG TGTGAGTGCAGGAGCCATGGTATGTGTTGGGCTAAGCGGAGAGCCTGCTATGGATCTGAATGTGGCTGCAGCTGAGAACCGAGAATTTCTCAACACCCGCACAAGTGAAAGACAGGAGATGATTGTCCTCAATGACAGGCTGGCTGTATACATTGACAAG GTTCGATCACTtgagcagcagaacaagctACTAGAAGCAGAGATCATGGCCTACCAGAACCGCTTTGAGAAGCCAACAGGTTTGCGCCTCTTATATGAGGAacagctgaaggagctgaaaAAGATCGCTGACCAGATGAGAGTTCAGCGG GACATCTCCTTGGCGGCTAAGGAGTCCACAACTGCTCAACTAGAGGCAATAAAAATCAAGTATGAGGAGGCagtggagctgaggaggaaagCTGAGTTAGACATTGAAGCTTTACGTCCA gatgTTGACAAAGCCACCTCCTCACGCATTGCCTTGGAGAAGAAACTGGAGCAAATGGAGGTTGAAATTGAATTCCTAAAACGGGTCCATCAACAG GAAATTGATGAACTCATGAAGCAGATCTACACAGCTCGGGTCTCAGCTCAGAGTGCATTCACTGTACCTGACCTGGCAGCTACTTTGAAACAAATCCAGACTCAATATGATGACATTGCAGCCAAAAACCTCCAG GATATGGATTCATGGTATAAAGACAAGTTTGAAGATCTCACGGATAAGACTACAAGGCACCTGGATAAAGTTCGAAGCTTCAGAGAACAAATAGCTGGTGCCAAAAAGGAT ATCCAAAGCAAAGAACGTGATCTGGATGTCCTGCGTACCAGGAATGAAGCTCTCGAGGCCCAGATCCGAGAGACACAAGAAAAGTACAGGAAGGAACTGGAAGACCTGCAG GCTCGGATTGAGGCCCTGCAGCTTGAGCTGAAATCCACCAAGGAGAAAATTGCTCTGCACCTGCGTGAGTACCAGGACCTCCTGAATGTCAAGATGTCTCTGGAGATTGAGATTACAACATACAG aaaaCTTATTGAAGGAGAGGATCTGCGACTGTCTGGCATGGTGCAAACCCTGTCTCTGGCCAACTGCAGCACAAGTGCCATTGGTGCTGGAATGAGCTTTAGTGGAGGAGGTATGGGTGGTGTTGGTGAAATGGGTGGGGGCATGGGTTCTGGAAGCATGGGCACTGGTTCAGGCAGTGCTGCTGGAGAAATGGGTGGAAGAGGTCCGAGTGACAAGAAGGGTCCTGTTGGTAGGGCAGGTGGGGAGGACGTGGGAGTTGCTCGTGGACTGCAAGCTAGAGATATAAATGGAGGTGTAAGAGCTAGTACAGATGGTGCGGGTGTTGGTGGAAGAATTAGTGGTATTGGCTCTGGTGCTGAAAGCTTTGGTGCTGGTGTGGGTGCTGCAGGTTTGGACACCGGGACTGGAGTTGCTAGTACTGGTGGTGGAGGCAAAGGTGACAGTAGAGTGGGTGGTGTTGGAATGAGTGCAGATGGCGGCACTGCCGGTACAGGTAACATGGGTACTACTAGCACGGGGGTCACTGGAGGAAATGGTGGTGTTGGTAGAGGGATGGGTAATGGAATTGGTGGAAGCATAGATAGAGATGGAGATAAAGATAGTGGAATAGGTCCTACTGGAATGAGTGGCGGAATAAGAGGCAGTGGAAGAACTGAGAGTGTGGGTGGAGGTGATGTGGGTGGATTATCAGGCACTAGTGGAATGGTTACGGTTGGTGGAGGTGTGGGTGGTGTTGATATGGGACATGGATCCGGTGGATATAACACCAACAGTGATGCCTACCCAGAGCAGGCCGTGGAGCTGACGGAGAGAAGGACAGTGCTCATCAG AACAGTCAAAAATGAGGATGATGTGCTGGAGACGGACCACCAGGAGCAAACCTTCACCATCACTGGTGCAGCCAATGACGATGACTGA